A genomic window from Paenibacillus sp. FSL K6-0276 includes:
- a CDS encoding glycoside hydrolase family 3 N-terminal domain-containing protein — translation MVDLKAKPFHLDDEGIKWVEQTLASLDLAGKVGQLFCPIGFTDDKAQLALLTQGIKIGGIMFRPGPGEMVQETHRYLQDTSDIPLLIAANLEAGGNGSAAEGTFFGKQLQVAATDNTEMARKLGIIAAREGGAVGCNWAFAPILDIDYNFRNPITNVRTFGSDPRRVARMSKAYTEAIQEHGMAVSIKHFPGDGVDERDQHLLTSINSLSVEEWDATFGKVYADCIEAGAHTVMVGHIAHPAYSRELRPGITDLEIMPATLAPELLNDLLRNKLGFNGLITTDATLMAGFTMAMKRELAVPTSIAAGCDMFLFNKSLEEDFAYMMKGIENGILTVERVNEAVTRILGVKAALGLHKKKQQGTLVPEKEALGVLGCEEHVRWAQECADESVTLVKDTQEMLPISKERYKRLLVFTLGGEEGSFGGADIAPYFISKLEEEGFEVTIFNKNEVDFAAMFGGVKALTDHYDAAVYISNLETHSNQTVVRINWAPPFGSDMPWFIQELPTMFISVANPYHLIDVPRIPTFINAYSPSNYVVDALIEKLVGRSSFKGVNPVDPFCGYSDTRL, via the coding sequence ATGGTAGATTTGAAAGCAAAGCCTTTTCATCTAGATGATGAGGGGATTAAGTGGGTAGAACAAACCTTAGCATCTCTGGATTTGGCGGGAAAGGTCGGGCAGCTGTTTTGCCCGATCGGGTTCACCGATGATAAGGCGCAGCTTGCACTTTTGACACAAGGGATTAAAATTGGTGGGATTATGTTCCGTCCCGGACCCGGAGAGATGGTGCAAGAAACACATCGCTACTTGCAGGATACATCCGATATTCCTCTTTTAATTGCAGCTAATCTTGAAGCGGGAGGTAATGGCTCTGCTGCAGAGGGTACTTTCTTCGGCAAGCAGCTGCAGGTGGCGGCGACTGATAATACTGAAATGGCTCGTAAACTTGGCATCATTGCTGCGCGGGAAGGTGGAGCTGTAGGTTGTAACTGGGCTTTCGCACCCATTCTCGATATCGACTATAATTTCCGTAACCCGATAACCAACGTTAGAACATTCGGTTCTGATCCACGAAGAGTAGCTCGCATGAGCAAGGCGTACACCGAAGCGATTCAAGAGCATGGCATGGCCGTATCTATTAAACACTTCCCTGGAGATGGCGTTGACGAAAGGGATCAGCATTTATTGACCTCTATTAACTCACTTTCAGTGGAAGAGTGGGATGCTACCTTTGGAAAGGTATATGCGGATTGTATAGAAGCTGGCGCACATACGGTTATGGTAGGGCACATCGCTCATCCCGCCTATTCCAGAGAATTGCGTCCGGGGATTACTGATTTGGAGATTATGCCTGCAACGTTAGCACCTGAGCTTTTAAATGATTTGTTACGTAACAAGCTCGGATTTAATGGATTGATTACTACAGATGCTACACTAATGGCAGGGTTCACGATGGCAATGAAGCGGGAGCTTGCGGTTCCGACATCCATAGCTGCGGGTTGTGACATGTTCCTCTTTAACAAGAGTTTAGAAGAAGACTTTGCCTATATGATGAAAGGAATTGAAAATGGTATTCTGACGGTGGAGCGCGTGAATGAAGCAGTTACACGTATCCTTGGGGTGAAAGCCGCGCTGGGACTTCATAAAAAGAAACAACAAGGCACACTTGTTCCAGAAAAAGAGGCACTTGGGGTTCTTGGCTGCGAAGAGCATGTGCGTTGGGCCCAAGAATGTGCGGATGAGTCAGTTACATTAGTGAAGGATACACAGGAGATGCTCCCGATTAGCAAGGAACGTTACAAACGTCTACTGGTGTTCACACTAGGGGGCGAGGAAGGTTCATTCGGAGGGGCAGATATTGCACCTTACTTCATTTCCAAGCTAGAAGAGGAAGGTTTCGAGGTAACGATATTCAATAAGAATGAAGTTGATTTCGCTGCCATGTTCGGAGGTGTGAAGGCGTTAACGGATCATTACGATGCTGCGGTCTATATCTCAAATTTGGAGACTCATAGTAATCAAACGGTTGTACGGATTAATTGGGCGCCTCCATTTGGGTCTGACATGCCATGGTTTATTCAGGAACTGCCAACGATGTTTATTTCTGTGGCGAATCCATATCATTTGATCGATGTACCACGTATACCGACGTTCATTAATGCGTATTCACCAAGTAATTATGTGGTAGATGCACTTATCGAGAAGCTTGTGGGGCGTTCCTCCTTTAAAGGAGTTAATCCTGTTGACCCGTTTTGTGGTTATAGCGATACACGTCTGTAA
- a CDS encoding glycoside hydrolase family 3 C-terminal domain-containing protein, whose protein sequence is MVLNIQELIAQMTLEEKAGMCSGLDFWQTKAVERLGIPSIMMTDGPHGLRKQKAGNDHLGIFDSVPSTCFPAGAGMACSWDRELIKQVGAAIGEECQAEDVSILLGPGVNIKRSPLCGRNFEYFSEDPYLSSEMAVGHIEGVQSQGVGTSLKHFAANNQEHRRMSTDAIVDERTLREIYLASFESVVKKAQPWTVMCSYNQVNGEYASENSYLLTDILKEEWGHEGFVVSDWGAVNERTKGLAAGLELEMPSSNGAGDQKIIDAVRSGTLSEEALDRAVGRLLSIIFKAVENNKENASYDIEVHHQLARVAARESMVLLKNEGGLLPLKREGSYAVIGDFARNPRYQGGGSSHIKPTRLDEIYNSIQEEAGLATKLTYSQGYVSDSDVPSIELIEQAVEAASQADTAIVFVGLPERYESEGYDRTHLRIPESQIRLIEAVAEVQPNVVVVLSNGSPIEMPWLDSVKAVLEGYLGGQALGGAISDLLFGNVSPSGKLAETFPMRLEHNPSFLNFPGEGDTVEYKEGLFVGYRYYDAKRIIPLFPFGYGLSYTTFAYSDLSVSAHSLKDTDTLQVSVKVTNTGAMQGKEIVQLYVKDVLSNVVRPDKELKGFAKVDLLPGESKLVSFTLDSRAFAYYNVELKDWHVETGEFEILVGPSSQEIVFAERVVVESTVILSKTYTRNSTIGDLMGDPQGAAIIQSMMAQAGGMMSMMQDGSDMMMAMMRYMPLRALVAFSQGAMSEQGLDELIKHLNSNK, encoded by the coding sequence GTGGTACTAAATATTCAAGAACTTATTGCACAAATGACTTTAGAGGAAAAAGCAGGCATGTGCTCAGGACTAGATTTCTGGCAGACCAAAGCCGTCGAACGGCTAGGTATTCCATCCATTATGATGACTGATGGTCCACATGGTCTGCGTAAGCAAAAAGCCGGGAATGATCATTTGGGTATATTTGATAGTGTTCCTTCTACATGTTTTCCGGCGGGAGCTGGAATGGCTTGCTCCTGGGATCGGGAGCTAATCAAGCAGGTAGGCGCAGCAATTGGGGAAGAATGTCAGGCTGAAGATGTCTCTATTTTACTTGGGCCTGGAGTCAATATTAAGCGTTCACCTCTATGCGGTCGTAATTTTGAGTATTTCTCGGAGGATCCATATTTATCTTCTGAGATGGCTGTGGGCCATATTGAAGGTGTACAAAGCCAAGGTGTAGGGACTTCACTAAAACACTTTGCTGCAAATAACCAAGAACATCGACGTATGTCCACTGATGCGATTGTGGATGAACGTACACTAAGAGAAATCTACTTGGCGAGCTTCGAGAGCGTGGTAAAAAAGGCGCAACCATGGACTGTAATGTGCTCTTATAATCAGGTGAACGGTGAGTATGCTTCAGAGAATTCATATTTACTCACAGATATTTTAAAAGAAGAGTGGGGTCATGAAGGGTTCGTAGTTTCTGACTGGGGTGCGGTTAATGAGCGGACTAAAGGCTTAGCTGCAGGCTTGGAGCTGGAAATGCCGTCAAGTAATGGCGCTGGTGATCAGAAGATTATCGATGCCGTACGTAGTGGAACATTGTCAGAAGAAGCACTAGATCGTGCGGTTGGTCGCTTGCTTTCTATTATTTTCAAAGCTGTAGAGAATAACAAAGAAAATGCTTCCTATGATATAGAGGTACATCACCAATTAGCTAGAGTTGCTGCCAGAGAGAGTATGGTGCTTCTCAAAAACGAGGGTGGATTGCTTCCTCTGAAGCGTGAAGGCTCCTATGCAGTGATTGGTGATTTTGCCCGTAATCCACGATATCAAGGCGGCGGAAGCTCACATATTAAGCCTACTCGGCTGGATGAGATATATAACAGCATCCAAGAAGAAGCGGGATTAGCTACGAAGTTGACCTATTCACAGGGTTACGTTTCTGATAGCGATGTGCCGAGTATTGAGCTTATTGAGCAAGCCGTAGAAGCCGCTTCGCAAGCGGATACGGCGATTGTGTTCGTCGGATTGCCAGAGCGCTATGAATCTGAAGGCTATGACCGGACTCATCTTCGTATTCCAGAGAGTCAGATTCGCTTGATCGAGGCAGTGGCGGAAGTTCAGCCTAATGTTGTTGTAGTGCTGAGCAACGGATCGCCCATTGAAATGCCATGGCTTGATAGCGTAAAGGCTGTGCTCGAGGGCTACCTTGGAGGGCAAGCGCTCGGCGGTGCCATTTCCGATCTGTTATTCGGAAATGTGAGCCCATCAGGTAAGCTGGCAGAGACATTCCCTATGCGGCTAGAACATAATCCTTCCTTCTTAAACTTCCCCGGCGAAGGAGATACCGTTGAATACAAGGAAGGACTGTTTGTAGGATATCGCTACTACGATGCTAAGCGGATTATACCTTTATTCCCGTTTGGATATGGTCTCAGCTACACAACATTTGCATACTCCGATCTTTCAGTGAGCGCTCACAGTTTGAAAGATACTGACACGCTGCAAGTAAGTGTGAAGGTCACGAATACTGGAGCTATGCAGGGCAAAGAAATCGTGCAGCTTTATGTCAAAGACGTACTCAGTAATGTGGTGCGGCCAGACAAGGAATTAAAGGGCTTCGCGAAGGTGGATCTGCTACCTGGGGAATCGAAGCTGGTGAGCTTTACGCTTGATAGCAGAGCGTTTGCTTATTACAACGTGGAGTTGAAAGACTGGCATGTGGAAACCGGTGAATTTGAGATTTTGGTGGGACCTTCCTCTCAAGAGATCGTATTTGCTGAGCGTGTGGTTGTTGAATCGACAGTAATCTTATCTAAAACCTATACCAGAAATTCAACAATAGGTGATCTTATGGGAGATCCACAGGGTGCTGCTATTATTCAATCCATGATGGCGCAAGCTGGTGGGATGATGTCCATGATGCAGGATGGTTCGGATATGATGATGGCAATGATGCGCTACATGCCTCTTCGTGCACTGGTTGCGTTCAGTCAAGGTGCTATGTCGGAGCAAGGGTTGGATGAGCTGATTAAACACTTGAATTCCAATAAATAA
- a CDS encoding MFS transporter yields MNENQMPWRERISYGLGDTASNLIFQMTTLYLMYFYTDVFGLNPGAVAVVFLVARVIDAIVEPFIGVMIDRTQTKWGKCRPYFLWLAVPFSLTAVLMFLTPDFGDTGKLVYAYISYTVLGIMYSGINLPLSAILPSLTSNSNERTVINTVRMVFAVIGVVTVSAGTMPLVKAFGGGDQAKGFLVTMILFSSIALLLFLNMFANTKERVKAIDEKPLPMREGVKALKGNVPWLIMLLMSLFLWITTSIQGQTSIYYMTYYMKKPELIPIVNSMQLLMIFSMVIAPFIVKKIGKRNTIIIGSVVSIIGYLIAITGGNALSVPVLLTGLLISGLGMGVGAGLIFAMMADTVDYGEWKSGVRAQGLLYSAASFGVKVGMGLGGALGGVILSMGGYVANSTAQSDSALAAISFNYLWAPIIGQIIMITLLLFYRLDKDQPVMMRELEERRNLSVGM; encoded by the coding sequence ATGAATGAAAATCAAATGCCATGGAGAGAGCGAATTAGTTATGGTCTAGGTGATACCGCGTCAAATCTGATTTTCCAGATGACAACACTTTATCTCATGTACTTCTATACGGATGTATTTGGTCTGAACCCAGGTGCAGTAGCTGTTGTATTTCTTGTTGCACGCGTAATCGATGCGATCGTCGAGCCGTTCATTGGTGTTATGATTGACCGCACTCAAACGAAGTGGGGGAAATGCAGACCGTATTTCCTTTGGCTTGCTGTTCCTTTCAGCTTGACTGCTGTACTTATGTTTTTAACGCCGGATTTTGGTGATACAGGCAAACTTGTATACGCATACATTTCGTACACAGTGCTCGGTATTATGTATTCCGGTATTAATCTACCACTGTCTGCAATCCTGCCAAGTCTGACTAGTAATTCTAATGAACGTACAGTGATCAATACAGTTCGCATGGTGTTCGCCGTGATTGGGGTAGTTACAGTTAGTGCTGGAACGATGCCGCTTGTGAAAGCTTTTGGTGGAGGTGATCAAGCAAAGGGTTTTCTGGTCACTATGATATTGTTCTCAAGCATTGCACTGCTGCTGTTTCTTAACATGTTTGCGAATACTAAAGAACGCGTAAAAGCCATTGATGAAAAGCCGCTTCCAATGCGAGAAGGTGTTAAAGCGCTCAAAGGCAATGTACCTTGGTTGATCATGCTTCTGATGAGCTTGTTCCTGTGGATCACAACATCAATACAAGGACAGACCAGTATTTATTACATGACCTATTATATGAAAAAGCCTGAACTCATTCCTATCGTGAATTCGATGCAATTATTAATGATATTTTCGATGGTGATCGCCCCTTTTATTGTGAAAAAAATCGGGAAAAGGAACACAATTATTATAGGATCAGTGGTTTCTATTATTGGCTACCTTATCGCCATTACTGGGGGAAATGCCCTCTCTGTTCCAGTGCTTTTGACAGGGCTACTTATAAGCGGGCTTGGTATGGGAGTAGGGGCAGGTCTGATTTTTGCAATGATGGCCGACACGGTTGATTATGGGGAGTGGAAATCAGGTGTTCGGGCACAAGGTCTACTTTATTCAGCTGCTAGCTTTGGGGTTAAGGTGGGAATGGGACTCGGCGGAGCGCTTGGTGGGGTGATATTGTCGATGGGTGGTTATGTAGCTAATTCCACGGCGCAGTCAGATTCCGCATTAGCCGCGATTTCATTTAACTATTTATGGGCACCGATTATTGGCCAAATCATTATGATTACTCTGCTGTTGTTCTATCGTCTTGACAAGGATCAGCCGGTTATGATGCGTGAACTCGAGGAACGTCGCAATCTTTCTGTTGGTATGTAG
- a CDS encoding phosphatase PAP2 family protein, giving the protein MTTKGTKRFIWGFLMLWVVFMAIFTFYDLNLSKALYNEHESQFGWFFEAFGEHPAFFVLFAASSILFSTVRNERLVKKIVVRLVSGLFILLSGFSIISIALMRGYGLAGNNVMLISIAIAVLIATLSQWLLNRIAVQTLSQYNRAAWAAIVIVFAEILLVNVLKIFWGRMRFRNMEGDYSLFTSWFLPQGIQENGVTSEAYKSFPSGHSANGWTMMLWMLFMPFASKWRNIMLVCAVVWGICTSTSRVIMGDHFATDVLFGAFITITCMLLFCKLFKVDLYPDLHNDSSVQLKDINAPYFR; this is encoded by the coding sequence ATGACGACTAAAGGGACAAAACGTTTTATATGGGGATTTCTAATGCTATGGGTGGTGTTCATGGCAATATTTACTTTTTATGATTTGAATCTATCCAAAGCGCTGTACAACGAACATGAATCTCAGTTTGGTTGGTTTTTTGAGGCATTTGGAGAGCATCCAGCTTTCTTTGTGTTATTCGCAGCGAGCAGTATTCTTTTTAGTACGGTTAGAAACGAGCGGTTAGTGAAGAAGATTGTGGTCCGTTTGGTATCTGGATTATTCATCCTTCTTAGTGGATTTAGTATCATATCCATCGCTCTAATGCGTGGGTATGGGCTGGCTGGGAACAATGTTATGCTCATCAGTATAGCTATAGCAGTACTGATTGCAACGTTGTCGCAATGGCTATTGAATCGTATAGCTGTTCAAACGCTAAGCCAGTATAACCGTGCTGCTTGGGCAGCCATCGTGATCGTATTTGCGGAGATCCTCCTTGTAAATGTCCTCAAAATCTTTTGGGGAAGAATGCGTTTTCGAAATATGGAGGGCGACTATTCACTGTTTACTAGCTGGTTCCTCCCACAAGGGATTCAAGAGAACGGCGTCACATCCGAAGCTTACAAGTCATTTCCTTCGGGTCATTCTGCCAATGGCTGGACCATGATGCTGTGGATGCTGTTCATGCCTTTCGCTAGTAAATGGCGCAATATCATGCTTGTCTGTGCGGTAGTATGGGGAATCTGCACCTCGACTAGCCGCGTCATTATGGGAGATCATTTTGCAACGGATGTATTGTTTGGTGCTTTTATCACGATCACATGTATGCTGCTATTCTGTAAGCTCTTTAAGGTTGATTTGTATCCTGATCTTCATAATGACTCGTCCGTTCAGCTAAAAGATATAAATGCCCCCTATTTTCGTTAA
- a CDS encoding alpha/beta hydrolase fold domain-containing protein, protein MSEMILNMYLQNNAEPSNPYFSPLLAEDLSGMLETLIVVAEFDYLRLECEAYARKLTRSGVATKLIQYSYK, encoded by the coding sequence ATGAGCGAAATGATACTGAATATGTATTTGCAAAATAATGCAGAGCCATCGAATCCTTATTTCTCGCCCTTATTGGCAGAAGATTTAAGCGGTATGCTTGAAACATTGATTGTTGTAGCGGAGTTTGATTACCTAAGGCTCGAGTGTGAAGCATACGCTCGTAAATTGACTCGTTCAGGTGTTGCAACCAAGCTGATTCAATATTCATATAAGTAA
- a CDS encoding DUF4181 domain-containing protein: protein MIIPFLVIILSFSHLFLRIWIVGPDKEKLSDDGNELNMKGKLILVLVGLITGIIIMIADGAQGIVMKWFWIVIIIIALGFQSFIDWKFLKHTKQHIVSLIVLVLGVVLVYFLF from the coding sequence GTGATCATTCCATTTTTAGTAATAATTCTTTCTTTTTCTCACCTATTTCTAAGGATATGGATTGTTGGTCCGGACAAAGAAAAACTTTCTGACGACGGTAATGAGCTTAATATGAAAGGTAAACTTATACTCGTACTTGTTGGATTAATTACGGGAATTATCATAATGATAGCTGATGGCGCACAGGGGATTGTTATGAAGTGGTTTTGGATTGTAATTATAATCATTGCACTAGGATTTCAGTCATTTATTGATTGGAAATTTTTAAAGCATACAAAACAACATATCGTTTCACTGATTGTGCTAGTCCTGGGTGTGGTTTTAGTTTATTTCCTTTTCTAA
- a CDS encoding flavodoxin domain-containing protein, with product MAVLILYATKSEATEQCAKVLSEELPHSRICNIELEKPSIEEFDSIILGAGVRDEKIYKAIRDFIKKNKDELLYKKMGYYICNEKPKTTEELIEKNFPDDLKKAAICIESFGGYKAYKAPKEGTDQLKGIFVDKIREFSKNFK from the coding sequence ATGGCAGTACTAATTCTTTACGCTACAAAATCAGAAGCAACAGAGCAATGTGCAAAAGTATTATCAGAAGAGCTTCCTCATAGTAGGATCTGTAATATTGAATTAGAGAAGCCAAGCATTGAGGAATTTGATAGCATTATTTTAGGCGCAGGAGTAAGAGATGAAAAAATATATAAAGCGATTCGTGATTTTATCAAAAAAAATAAAGATGAGTTACTATATAAGAAGATGGGCTACTATATTTGTAATGAGAAACCAAAGACAACCGAAGAGTTAATCGAGAAAAATTTCCCGGATGATCTAAAAAAAGCTGCGATTTGTATCGAATCCTTTGGCGGTTATAAGGCCTATAAGGCACCCAAGGAAGGTACGGATCAACTTAAAGGTATTTTTGTAGATAAAATAAGAGAATTTTCAAAGAATTTCAAATAG
- a CDS encoding serine hydrolase domain-containing protein — translation MKKKIISLLMVSLLLVVYLPTNALAADSSKTQTYVNTQKVVAEKAAFLTEKLGTTSLQYALIDGDNIVVSGQSGYSHVESKTAPSITTMYGIGSTSKMYTTASIMKLVEQGKVDLEAPVVTYLNNFTMEDSRYKQITVRMLLNHSSGLGGSNFSNAFLFNDSDPIAKDNLLATLATQRLKADPGAYSVYCNDGFTLAELIVEKVSGMDFTTFIHQNFIGPLELDHTKTPVDSVDSSQLASVYNATYSGALPQETINVIGTGGIYSTAEDLVRFATIFTGESEGGILSEKSVKAMEQEEYKRGMWPKGIDNSFAYGLGWDSVNLYPFNHYEIKALTKGGDTSLYHTSLVVLPEQRMAAAVVSSGGSSTIDQMLANEILLSALQEKGIIKELKPTPTFKASNKEAMPQEMLDYAGVYADSTQLMKIEISKVGELSISSIMVPTLPAQKFSYNTNGEFLDAEGTSKVSFVKESNGRIYLWSQGYGVIPGLGETSSTQYAAEKLEPNSLSNEITSAWQQRQGKLYFDVSEKYSSQYYMIMPVAGIAMFPDAPGYMGSNKITGPNKAEMTVQIPTLGGRDLSDIIFETKDGVEYLKVGNQLFIQQDAIKPIYAGPQSLVTIQADGYARWYEVPETASGKLMTVELPSKGSFAVYDENGVCVNFSTVSGLTQVKLPSNGKIVFVSDVGAKFELTIKE, via the coding sequence ATGAAGAAGAAAATAATATCCCTGTTGATGGTATCCCTACTTTTAGTAGTGTATCTTCCTACGAATGCTTTAGCAGCGGATAGTAGCAAAACGCAAACATACGTGAACACTCAGAAGGTGGTGGCAGAGAAGGCAGCATTCTTAACGGAAAAGCTAGGGACGACAAGTCTCCAATATGCGCTCATTGATGGAGATAATATCGTGGTAAGTGGCCAATCTGGATATAGCCACGTGGAGAGTAAGACAGCACCAAGCATTACAACGATGTATGGAATTGGCTCGACGAGTAAGATGTATACGACAGCTTCTATTATGAAGCTCGTGGAACAAGGGAAAGTTGATTTGGAGGCTCCCGTCGTAACTTATTTGAATAATTTTACGATGGAAGATTCACGTTATAAGCAGATCACCGTACGAATGCTGCTGAATCATTCATCAGGTCTTGGGGGTTCGAACTTTTCAAACGCTTTCTTATTCAATGATTCTGATCCTATCGCCAAAGATAATTTGCTAGCGACTTTGGCAACACAACGCCTAAAGGCAGATCCAGGCGCCTACTCAGTATATTGTAATGATGGATTTACGTTGGCTGAGTTGATTGTTGAGAAAGTCAGTGGAATGGACTTTACTACATTCATTCATCAAAATTTCATAGGACCATTAGAGCTTGATCATACGAAAACACCAGTTGATTCTGTAGATTCTAGCCAACTGGCAAGTGTCTACAATGCTACCTACTCAGGTGCTTTACCACAAGAGACAATTAACGTGATTGGAACAGGGGGTATCTATTCCACTGCTGAAGACTTGGTGCGTTTTGCAACTATTTTTACTGGCGAATCGGAAGGTGGGATTCTGTCAGAAAAATCTGTGAAAGCGATGGAGCAAGAGGAATATAAGCGTGGAATGTGGCCTAAAGGAATCGATAATTCCTTTGCGTATGGATTGGGCTGGGACAGTGTGAATTTATATCCATTCAATCATTACGAGATCAAGGCTCTGACAAAGGGCGGAGATACAAGTCTGTATCATACTTCACTTGTCGTGTTGCCAGAACAGCGGATGGCAGCAGCTGTGGTATCTTCAGGTGGATCAAGTACAATCGATCAGATGCTTGCAAATGAAATATTGCTCAGTGCCTTACAAGAAAAGGGGATTATTAAGGAACTGAAACCTACACCTACATTTAAAGCTTCGAACAAAGAGGCTATGCCGCAGGAAATGCTGGATTATGCTGGTGTCTATGCTGATTCTACACAACTGATGAAGATAGAGATTAGTAAAGTTGGGGAATTGAGTATATCTTCGATTATGGTACCCACGTTACCAGCTCAGAAATTTTCATATAATACGAACGGTGAATTCTTAGATGCAGAGGGTACTAGTAAAGTTAGCTTTGTGAAGGAGAGCAATGGTCGTATCTATCTTTGGAGTCAAGGGTACGGGGTGATTCCAGGACTTGGTGAAACTTCCAGTACTCAATATGCAGCTGAGAAGCTTGAACCGAATTCATTATCCAATGAGATCACTTCTGCATGGCAACAACGTCAAGGGAAATTGTATTTTGATGTCAGCGAGAAGTACAGCTCACAATATTACATGATTATGCCAGTAGCTGGAATCGCTATGTTCCCAGATGCACCAGGCTATATGGGCTCGAATAAAATAACTGGGCCAAATAAAGCAGAAATGACAGTGCAGATTCCAACATTAGGTGGGCGTGATCTTTCGGATATAATTTTTGAGACGAAAGATGGTGTAGAGTATTTAAAGGTTGGCAATCAATTGTTTATACAACAGGATGCCATTAAACCTATCTATGCAGGCCCGCAATCATTGGTAACCATCCAAGCAGATGGATATGCGAGATGGTATGAAGTACCTGAGACAGCATCAGGTAAGTTGATGACAGTAGAACTACCATCTAAAGGTTCTTTTGCTGTTTATGATGAGAATGGTGTGTGTGTAAATTTCTCTACTGTCAGTGGTCTTACGCAAGTTAAACTTCCGAGTAACGGGAAAATTGTATTTGTAAGCGATGTGGGTGCGAAGTTTGAATTGACAATCAAGGAGTAA
- a CDS encoding MOSC N-terminal beta barrel domain-containing protein, with product MQSIVGEITEINRYPVKSFAGEQLETCMIETYGMLGDRFCTFYDESKEGWWRYITARNSPNMLTYQAQYINGEILVTASDGRTFGWDKDLLGEIQSQTKTPISMSNLKASHPQPEHPQLLSVDGASILLITDVSLKKLEAAWGHSLDQRRFRGNFVVALNDETFFEGDWIGRQLSIGDAQLQVDSFCERCMVITMDPDSLEKDPTLLKKLNKEFDLHFGVYASVVKTGQIRIGDKVELLD from the coding sequence GTGCAATCAATCGTTGGTGAAATAACAGAAATAAATCGTTATCCAGTCAAGTCATTCGCGGGTGAGCAATTGGAAACCTGCATGATTGAAACTTATGGTATGCTTGGTGACCGTTTCTGCACCTTTTATGATGAGTCAAAAGAAGGCTGGTGGCGTTACATAACGGCTAGAAATAGTCCAAATATGCTTACCTATCAAGCACAATACATCAATGGAGAAATTCTTGTAACTGCATCGGATGGACGAACTTTTGGTTGGGACAAAGATCTATTGGGAGAAATTCAAAGTCAAACTAAAACGCCAATCTCCATGTCTAATTTAAAAGCCTCACATCCCCAGCCTGAGCATCCGCAATTATTATCAGTGGATGGCGCTAGTATTCTACTGATTACGGATGTCAGCTTAAAGAAGCTGGAGGCTGCGTGGGGACATTCATTGGATCAACGACGGTTTCGCGGTAATTTCGTTGTAGCTCTGAACGATGAAACTTTTTTCGAAGGGGATTGGATCGGGCGGCAACTCAGTATAGGGGATGCACAACTACAGGTAGATAGTTTTTGTGAGAGATGTATGGTCATCACGATGGACCCTGATAGTCTTGAAAAGGACCCTACACTGTTGAAAAAACTGAACAAAGAGTTTGATTTACACTTCGGAGTGTATGCTTCTGTAGTTAAGACTGGGCAAATTCGAATCGGAGACAAAGTAGAATTATTGGATTAA